The Meriones unguiculatus strain TT.TT164.6M chromosome 1, Bangor_MerUng_6.1, whole genome shotgun sequence genome has a segment encoding these proteins:
- the Wbp1l gene encoding WW domain binding protein 1-like isoform X4 codes for MNSGVSPCPGGSWRPRVPATASAPWETAGWPAFSDSLGDSVGFWLVWTIIIILSCCCVCHHRRAKHRLQAQQRQHEINLIAYREAHNYSALPFYFRFLPNYLLPPYEEVVNRPPTPPPPYSAFQPQQQQLLPPQGSPAGGGPPGADPPPGSQGAQSSPLSAPSRSSTRPPSVADPQSPEVPAAGPAATKAPGMESGDSVAGRGELAPGPFLDRDSECKEELLRDSSSEHGSVPPDSKDKTPGRHRRFTGDSGIEVCVCSQGHHDDDLKEFSTLIDDALDGPLDFCDSCHVRPPVDEEEGLCLSSEDPARDPGPPPRPAACLLLNTINEQGSPRSQRSGSPS; via the exons ATGAACTCTGGTGTAAGTCCTTGCCCAGGGGGTTCTTGGCGTCCCAGGGTCCCGGCTACTGCCTCTGCTCCTTGGGAAACCGCGGGCTGGCCAGCCTTTTCTGATTCTCTTGGGGACAGTGTTG ggTTCTGGCTGGTGTggaccatcatcatcatcctgaGCTGCTGCTGCGTCTGCCACCACCGCCGAGCCAAGCACCGCCTTCAGGCCCAGCAGCGGCAGCATGAGATCAACCTGATCGCTTACCGGGAAGCCCACAATTACTCAGCGCTGCCATTTTACTTCA GGTTTCTGCCAAACTATTTACTACCTCCTTATGAGGAAGTGGTGAACCGACCTCCAACTCCTCCCCCACCGTACAGTGCCTTCCAGccacaacagcagcagctgctgcctccCCAGGGCAGCCCCGCAGGCGGCGGCCCCCCAGGCGCTGACCCGCCCCCGGGCTCCCAGGGAGCACAGAGCAGCCCTTTGTCTGCGCCCAGCAGAAGCAGCACGAGACCCCCGAGTGTCGCTGACCCTCAGTCCCCCGAAGTGCCCGCCGCCGGCCCGGCGGCCACCAAAGCCCCGGGAATGGAGTCGGGCGACTCCGTGGCCGGCCGCGGGGAGCTGGCCCCAGGGCCCTTCCTGGACAGGGATTCGGAGTGTAAGGAGGAGCTTCTGAGAGATTCAAGTTCTGAGCACGGTAGCGTGCCCCCCGACAGCAAAGACAAGACCCCCGGCCGGCACCGCCGATTCACGGGTGACTCGGGCATCGAGGTGTGCGTGTGCAGCCAGGGCCACCACGATGATGACCTCAAAGAGTTCAGTACGCTCATCGATGATGCCCTGGACGGGCCCCTGGACTTCTGTGACAGCTGTCACGTGCGGCCTCCCGTGGACGAAGAGGAAGGGCTCTGCTTGTCCTCCGAGGACCCGGCCCGAGACCCCGGGCCACCCCCCCGGCCGGCCGCGTGCCTGCTGCTGAACACCATCAATGAACAGGGCTCTCCGCGCTCCCAGCGCAGTGGCTCCCCCAGCTGA
- the Wbp1l gene encoding WW domain binding protein 1-like isoform X2, protein MPFLWGLRQDKEACVGTNNQSYTCDTGHCCGQSQCCNYYYELWWFWLVWTIIIILSCCCVCHHRRAKHRLQAQQRQHEINLIAYREAHNYSALPFYFRFLPNYLLPPYEEVVNRPPTPPPPYSAFQPQQQQLLPPQGSPAGGGPPGADPPPGSQGAQSSPLSAPSRSSTRPPSVADPQSPEVPAAGPAATKAPGMESGDSVAGRGELAPGPFLDRDSECKEELLRDSSSEHGSVPPDSKDKTPGRHRRFTGDSGIEVCVCSQGHHDDDLKEFSTLIDDALDGPLDFCDSCHVRPPVDEEEGLCLSSEDPARDPGPPPRPAACLLLNTINEQGSPRSQRSGSPS, encoded by the exons GATAAGGAAGCCTGTGTGGGCACCAACAATCAGAGCTACACCTGTGACACAGGACACTGCTGTGGACAGTCTCAGTGCTGCAACTACTACTATGAACTCTGGT ggTTCTGGCTGGTGTggaccatcatcatcatcctgaGCTGCTGCTGCGTCTGCCACCACCGCCGAGCCAAGCACCGCCTTCAGGCCCAGCAGCGGCAGCATGAGATCAACCTGATCGCTTACCGGGAAGCCCACAATTACTCAGCGCTGCCATTTTACTTCA GGTTTCTGCCAAACTATTTACTACCTCCTTATGAGGAAGTGGTGAACCGACCTCCAACTCCTCCCCCACCGTACAGTGCCTTCCAGccacaacagcagcagctgctgcctccCCAGGGCAGCCCCGCAGGCGGCGGCCCCCCAGGCGCTGACCCGCCCCCGGGCTCCCAGGGAGCACAGAGCAGCCCTTTGTCTGCGCCCAGCAGAAGCAGCACGAGACCCCCGAGTGTCGCTGACCCTCAGTCCCCCGAAGTGCCCGCCGCCGGCCCGGCGGCCACCAAAGCCCCGGGAATGGAGTCGGGCGACTCCGTGGCCGGCCGCGGGGAGCTGGCCCCAGGGCCCTTCCTGGACAGGGATTCGGAGTGTAAGGAGGAGCTTCTGAGAGATTCAAGTTCTGAGCACGGTAGCGTGCCCCCCGACAGCAAAGACAAGACCCCCGGCCGGCACCGCCGATTCACGGGTGACTCGGGCATCGAGGTGTGCGTGTGCAGCCAGGGCCACCACGATGATGACCTCAAAGAGTTCAGTACGCTCATCGATGATGCCCTGGACGGGCCCCTGGACTTCTGTGACAGCTGTCACGTGCGGCCTCCCGTGGACGAAGAGGAAGGGCTCTGCTTGTCCTCCGAGGACCCGGCCCGAGACCCCGGGCCACCCCCCCGGCCGGCCGCGTGCCTGCTGCTGAACACCATCAATGAACAGGGCTCTCCGCGCTCCCAGCGCAGTGGCTCCCCCAGCTGA
- the Wbp1l gene encoding WW domain binding protein 1-like isoform X1, whose protein sequence is MERRRLLGGMALLLLQALPSPLSVRAEPPQDKEACVGTNNQSYTCDTGHCCGQSQCCNYYYELWWFWLVWTIIIILSCCCVCHHRRAKHRLQAQQRQHEINLIAYREAHNYSALPFYFRFLPNYLLPPYEEVVNRPPTPPPPYSAFQPQQQQLLPPQGSPAGGGPPGADPPPGSQGAQSSPLSAPSRSSTRPPSVADPQSPEVPAAGPAATKAPGMESGDSVAGRGELAPGPFLDRDSECKEELLRDSSSEHGSVPPDSKDKTPGRHRRFTGDSGIEVCVCSQGHHDDDLKEFSTLIDDALDGPLDFCDSCHVRPPVDEEEGLCLSSEDPARDPGPPPRPAACLLLNTINEQGSPRSQRSGSPS, encoded by the exons GATAAGGAAGCCTGTGTGGGCACCAACAATCAGAGCTACACCTGTGACACAGGACACTGCTGTGGACAGTCTCAGTGCTGCAACTACTACTATGAACTCTGGT ggTTCTGGCTGGTGTggaccatcatcatcatcctgaGCTGCTGCTGCGTCTGCCACCACCGCCGAGCCAAGCACCGCCTTCAGGCCCAGCAGCGGCAGCATGAGATCAACCTGATCGCTTACCGGGAAGCCCACAATTACTCAGCGCTGCCATTTTACTTCA GGTTTCTGCCAAACTATTTACTACCTCCTTATGAGGAAGTGGTGAACCGACCTCCAACTCCTCCCCCACCGTACAGTGCCTTCCAGccacaacagcagcagctgctgcctccCCAGGGCAGCCCCGCAGGCGGCGGCCCCCCAGGCGCTGACCCGCCCCCGGGCTCCCAGGGAGCACAGAGCAGCCCTTTGTCTGCGCCCAGCAGAAGCAGCACGAGACCCCCGAGTGTCGCTGACCCTCAGTCCCCCGAAGTGCCCGCCGCCGGCCCGGCGGCCACCAAAGCCCCGGGAATGGAGTCGGGCGACTCCGTGGCCGGCCGCGGGGAGCTGGCCCCAGGGCCCTTCCTGGACAGGGATTCGGAGTGTAAGGAGGAGCTTCTGAGAGATTCAAGTTCTGAGCACGGTAGCGTGCCCCCCGACAGCAAAGACAAGACCCCCGGCCGGCACCGCCGATTCACGGGTGACTCGGGCATCGAGGTGTGCGTGTGCAGCCAGGGCCACCACGATGATGACCTCAAAGAGTTCAGTACGCTCATCGATGATGCCCTGGACGGGCCCCTGGACTTCTGTGACAGCTGTCACGTGCGGCCTCCCGTGGACGAAGAGGAAGGGCTCTGCTTGTCCTCCGAGGACCCGGCCCGAGACCCCGGGCCACCCCCCCGGCCGGCCGCGTGCCTGCTGCTGAACACCATCAATGAACAGGGCTCTCCGCGCTCCCAGCGCAGTGGCTCCCCCAGCTGA
- the Wbp1l gene encoding WW domain binding protein 1-like isoform X3 yields the protein MPQPLGRLDKEACVGTNNQSYTCDTGHCCGQSQCCNYYYELWWFWLVWTIIIILSCCCVCHHRRAKHRLQAQQRQHEINLIAYREAHNYSALPFYFRFLPNYLLPPYEEVVNRPPTPPPPYSAFQPQQQQLLPPQGSPAGGGPPGADPPPGSQGAQSSPLSAPSRSSTRPPSVADPQSPEVPAAGPAATKAPGMESGDSVAGRGELAPGPFLDRDSECKEELLRDSSSEHGSVPPDSKDKTPGRHRRFTGDSGIEVCVCSQGHHDDDLKEFSTLIDDALDGPLDFCDSCHVRPPVDEEEGLCLSSEDPARDPGPPPRPAACLLLNTINEQGSPRSQRSGSPS from the exons GATAAGGAAGCCTGTGTGGGCACCAACAATCAGAGCTACACCTGTGACACAGGACACTGCTGTGGACAGTCTCAGTGCTGCAACTACTACTATGAACTCTGGT ggTTCTGGCTGGTGTggaccatcatcatcatcctgaGCTGCTGCTGCGTCTGCCACCACCGCCGAGCCAAGCACCGCCTTCAGGCCCAGCAGCGGCAGCATGAGATCAACCTGATCGCTTACCGGGAAGCCCACAATTACTCAGCGCTGCCATTTTACTTCA GGTTTCTGCCAAACTATTTACTACCTCCTTATGAGGAAGTGGTGAACCGACCTCCAACTCCTCCCCCACCGTACAGTGCCTTCCAGccacaacagcagcagctgctgcctccCCAGGGCAGCCCCGCAGGCGGCGGCCCCCCAGGCGCTGACCCGCCCCCGGGCTCCCAGGGAGCACAGAGCAGCCCTTTGTCTGCGCCCAGCAGAAGCAGCACGAGACCCCCGAGTGTCGCTGACCCTCAGTCCCCCGAAGTGCCCGCCGCCGGCCCGGCGGCCACCAAAGCCCCGGGAATGGAGTCGGGCGACTCCGTGGCCGGCCGCGGGGAGCTGGCCCCAGGGCCCTTCCTGGACAGGGATTCGGAGTGTAAGGAGGAGCTTCTGAGAGATTCAAGTTCTGAGCACGGTAGCGTGCCCCCCGACAGCAAAGACAAGACCCCCGGCCGGCACCGCCGATTCACGGGTGACTCGGGCATCGAGGTGTGCGTGTGCAGCCAGGGCCACCACGATGATGACCTCAAAGAGTTCAGTACGCTCATCGATGATGCCCTGGACGGGCCCCTGGACTTCTGTGACAGCTGTCACGTGCGGCCTCCCGTGGACGAAGAGGAAGGGCTCTGCTTGTCCTCCGAGGACCCGGCCCGAGACCCCGGGCCACCCCCCCGGCCGGCCGCGTGCCTGCTGCTGAACACCATCAATGAACAGGGCTCTCCGCGCTCCCAGCGCAGTGGCTCCCCCAGCTGA
- the Wbp1l gene encoding WW domain binding protein 1-like isoform X5, with product MASWKRVGDRQMMARWRKRVKRTGFWLVWTIIIILSCCCVCHHRRAKHRLQAQQRQHEINLIAYREAHNYSALPFYFRFLPNYLLPPYEEVVNRPPTPPPPYSAFQPQQQQLLPPQGSPAGGGPPGADPPPGSQGAQSSPLSAPSRSSTRPPSVADPQSPEVPAAGPAATKAPGMESGDSVAGRGELAPGPFLDRDSECKEELLRDSSSEHGSVPPDSKDKTPGRHRRFTGDSGIEVCVCSQGHHDDDLKEFSTLIDDALDGPLDFCDSCHVRPPVDEEEGLCLSSEDPARDPGPPPRPAACLLLNTINEQGSPRSQRSGSPS from the exons atggccaGCTGGAAGCGGGTCGGGGACAGACAGATGATGGCCAGGTGGAGGAAGCGGGTGAAAAGGACAG ggTTCTGGCTGGTGTggaccatcatcatcatcctgaGCTGCTGCTGCGTCTGCCACCACCGCCGAGCCAAGCACCGCCTTCAGGCCCAGCAGCGGCAGCATGAGATCAACCTGATCGCTTACCGGGAAGCCCACAATTACTCAGCGCTGCCATTTTACTTCA GGTTTCTGCCAAACTATTTACTACCTCCTTATGAGGAAGTGGTGAACCGACCTCCAACTCCTCCCCCACCGTACAGTGCCTTCCAGccacaacagcagcagctgctgcctccCCAGGGCAGCCCCGCAGGCGGCGGCCCCCCAGGCGCTGACCCGCCCCCGGGCTCCCAGGGAGCACAGAGCAGCCCTTTGTCTGCGCCCAGCAGAAGCAGCACGAGACCCCCGAGTGTCGCTGACCCTCAGTCCCCCGAAGTGCCCGCCGCCGGCCCGGCGGCCACCAAAGCCCCGGGAATGGAGTCGGGCGACTCCGTGGCCGGCCGCGGGGAGCTGGCCCCAGGGCCCTTCCTGGACAGGGATTCGGAGTGTAAGGAGGAGCTTCTGAGAGATTCAAGTTCTGAGCACGGTAGCGTGCCCCCCGACAGCAAAGACAAGACCCCCGGCCGGCACCGCCGATTCACGGGTGACTCGGGCATCGAGGTGTGCGTGTGCAGCCAGGGCCACCACGATGATGACCTCAAAGAGTTCAGTACGCTCATCGATGATGCCCTGGACGGGCCCCTGGACTTCTGTGACAGCTGTCACGTGCGGCCTCCCGTGGACGAAGAGGAAGGGCTCTGCTTGTCCTCCGAGGACCCGGCCCGAGACCCCGGGCCACCCCCCCGGCCGGCCGCGTGCCTGCTGCTGAACACCATCAATGAACAGGGCTCTCCGCGCTCCCAGCGCAGTGGCTCCCCCAGCTGA